One Dictyostelium discoideum AX4 chromosome 3 chromosome, whole genome shotgun sequence genomic region harbors:
- the dhkK gene encoding HisK family protein kinase, with translation MIELNNHSKINKNENNTNTRNNSSNNNNNNNNINKTNTNKYFEYNQNSIIYSSIPNSFLSHHPNSVGSQCLSLNSFLPPKPPILLSIFNSDTIGNNNNNNYSSSSSRNNSSGCSSSNNNNNNNNNNNNNNNNNNNNNNNNCNIEQYKNNQKQPKQQQQQKDQTIATQHRISLSSSSSSSSLSSSSSSSSVKQSFQIVKRLFGSLSEYMFPQKDEILYETDPYYLYQDDTQSNDSNEFYDDTDIGSDIDEANLNNTYNIQNCNKTLYNKQQQQAHFVNMNKNVNSNNGTGNSNQSNNVNKNQQNNNNNNNNNSHNNNNGNQNSSSSSSNSGASGSGGNGNNNNNNNNNNNNNNNNNNNSNSNSNNNSKSNNNNKKEGKDGATMNGSHPLIPFRKKPAQVPSPCFRMNSPNSDNDQYLDQLALENSSKKSLVVYNTDNLDQWKHSHLNENFDILQNDLIDIQQQQQQQQQQDNTLQYSSPINKRQEQEQQHIPFQFTTEQQQQLQQQQQQQQQNKTKQHPILLQRQQQQKQKQQQQQQIQQEQIGNNNSNNNNNINNNNNINNNYNNVNDLMNKFEIDQKQHDSQQNLVEEKRTPSFHEHNIIFNSFNFICSIVLDGSNIKSTEKYKAKLIIGFCFTILSFIPSWIIFFWLSGINKPAVMAIIAMPMSISSLVILKRTGSIHYPCHILCFTLCFALTINSYYTGGHQSTIRLLMSTVPIISALVLGRKASIQWSLMVLSIYLLFFVANLYGHEYVQGIPSIIIRSHMNFIIDVTIIIMTLIFTLCYQYFIDEAHRETKLKNAQLTIAKDAAIEAYQARQEFLATMSHEIRTPLNGLIGMATLLRDSHNLPPEEKTMAKAVKSCGDILLRLVNDILDLSKLEANQMGLEHIPFRMRELTQQICHVLSGQANEKNIHLSCEVSDKIPSILLGDSGRILQILMNLTGNALKFTQSGYVKIIIDLIEEESELVSLKKGEYNISFRVKDTGIGVPVESHQKIFEAFVQADPSDSRKYGGSGLGLYLCAKLVRLMKGEIGVYNNPDCDGSTFWFILPLEEGTDQSMQQMNNGARHKAFPQDCVKVLIAEDNIINQRVAVKFLEKIGIKAEVAGNGNEVLEILERQHYDLIFMDFQMPILDGLRCSKTIREFEQNHKWNRICPSIFICGLTANTMSTDKKRCFDHGMNHFISKPFQLEQLRSAIEMAIEHKQRNLMNLNIRN, from the exons atgatTGAGTTAAACAAtcattcaaaaataaataaaaatgaaaataatactaatactaGAAATAATTcatctaataataacaataataataataatataaataaaaccaatacaaataaatactttgaatataatcaaaattcaataatttattcTAGTATTCcgaattcttttttaagtCATCATCCAAATTCAGTAGGGTCACAGTGTTTATCATTAAACTCATTTCTTCCACCCAAACCACCGATATTATTATCGATTTTCAATTCAGACACAAtaggtaataataataataataattatagtagtagcagtagtagaaataatagtagtggttgtagtagtagtaataataataataataataataataataataataataataataataataataataataataataataataattgtaatattgaacaatataaaaacaatcaaaaacaaccaaaacaacaacaacaacaaaaagaccAAACAATTGCTACCCAACATAGAATATCATtgtcatcatcgtcatcatcatcgtcattatcatcatcatcatcatcatcatcagttaAACAATCATTTCAAATTGTAAAGAGGTTGTTCGGTAGTTTATCAGAATATATGTTTCCACAAAAAGACGAAATCCTATATGAAACTGATCCGTATTACCTTTATCAGGATGATACTCAATCAAATGATAGTAACGAATTTTATGATGATACAGACATTGGTAGCGATATCGATGAAGCAAATTTAAACAATACATATAATATacaaaattgtaataaaaccttatataataaacaacagcaacaagcACACTTTGTAAATATgaataaaaatgtaaatagtaACAATGGTACTGGTAACAGTAACCAATCAAacaatgtaaataaaaatcaacaaaacaacaacaacaacaataataataatagccataataataataatggtaaccaaaatagtagtagtagtagctCCAATAGTGGGGCAAGTGGTAGTGgaggtaatggtaataataataataacaacaataataataacaataataataataacaataataataatagtaatagtaatagtaataataatagtaaaagcaacaataataataaaaaggaaGGAAAAGATGGAGCAACAATGAATGGAAGTCATCCGTTAATACCATTTAGAAAGAAACCAGCACAAGTTCCATCACCATGTTTTAGAATGAATTCACCAAATAGTGATAACGATCAATATTTGGACCAATTAGCTTTGGAAAATAGTTCAAAGAAATCATTGGTAGTTTATAATACTGATAATTTAGATCAATGGAAACATTctcatttaaatgaaaatttcgatattttacaaaatgatttaattgatattcaacaacaacaacaacagcaacaacagcaagaTAATACTTTACAATATTCCtcaccaattaataaacgtcaagaacaagaacaacaacatatACCGTTTCAATTTACAactgaacaacaacaacaattacagcaacagcaacaacaacaacaacaaaataaaactaaacaaCATCCAATACTTTTACAAcgtcaacaacaacaaaaacaaaaacaacaacaacaacaacaaattcaacaagaacaaattggtaataataatagtaataataataataatattaataataataataatataaataataattataataatgttaatgatttaatgaataaatttgaaattgatcaaAAACAACATGATTCTCAACAAAATCTTGTTGAAGAGAAAAGAACACCTTCATTTCATGAAcataatatcatttttaattcatttaattttatttgttcaaTAGTATTGGATggttcaaatattaaatcaactgAAAAATATAAAGCAAAATTAATCATTGGTTTTtgttttacaattttaagtTTTATACCTTCTtggataatatttttttggttatctg GTATTAATAAACCAGCAGTAATGGCAATAATTGCAATGCCAATGTCAATTTCAAGtttagtaattttaaaaagaactGGTTCAATTCATTATCCATGTCATATTTTATGTTTTACATTATGTTTTGCATTAACAATTAATTCATATTATACTGGTGGTCATCAGAGTACGATTAGATTGTTAATGAGTACAGTACCTATTATATCGGCATTGGTTTTAGGTAGAAAAGCATCGATACAATGGTCATTAATggttttatcaatttatttattattttttgtagcCAATTTGTATGGACATGAATATGTTCAAGGTATACCATCGATTATAATTAGAAGTCATATGAATTTCATCATTGATGTAACTATAATCATTATGACATTGATTTTCACATTATGTTATCAATACTTTATAGATGAAGCACATAGAGAAACTAAATTAAAGAATGCACAATTAACAATTGCAAAGGATGCTGCCATTGAGGCATATCAAGCACGTCAAGAGTTTTTAGCGACAATGAGTCATGAAATTCGTACACCATTGAATGGTTTAATTGGTATGGCAACTTTGTTGAGAGATTCACATAATCTACCACCAGAGGAGAAGACAATGGCAAAGGCTGTCAAATCGTGTGGTGATATTCTACTAAGATTGGTTAATGATATTTTAGATCTTTCGAAATTGGAGGCCAATCAAATGGGTTTAGAACATATACCATTTAGAATGAGAGAATTAACTCAACAAATTTGTCATGTTTTGTCTGGTCAAGCTAATGAAAAGAATATTCATTTATCATGTGAGGTTTCCGATAAGATTCCTTCGATTTTACTTGGTGACTCTGGCAGAATCTTACAAATACTAATGAATTTAACTGGTAATGCTTTGAAATTCACTCAGAGTGGTTATGTTAAAATCATAATTGACCTCATCGAAGAGGAGTCCGAATTGGTGTCTTTGAAAAAGGGTGAATATAATATATCATTTCGTGTAAAAGATACCGGTATTGGTGTACCAGTTGAAAGTCATCAAAAGATTTTCGAAGCCTTTGTTCAGGCTGACCCCTCTGATAGTAGAAAGTATGGTGGGTCAGGTTTGGGACTTTATTTATGTGCAAAGTTGGTACGTTTAATGAAGGGTGAAATAGGAGTTTACAACAATCCCGATTGTGATGGTTCTACCTTTTGGTTCATTTTACCTTTGGAGGAGGGTACCGACCAATCAATGCAACAAATGAACAATGGCGCACGTCATAAAGCTTTCCCTCAAGATTGTGTAAAAGTTTTAATCGCTGAAGATAACATTATCAATCAAAGAGTGGCCGTTAAATTCTTGGAGAAAATTGGTATCAAGGCTGAAGTCGCTGGCAATGGTAATGAGGTTTTGGAAATATTAGAAAGACAACATTATGATCTCATATTTATGGACTTTCAAATGCCAATACTCGATGGTTTAAGATGCTCAAAAACTATTAGAGAATTTGAACAAAATCATAAATGGAATAGAATTTGTCCTTCCATTTTCATTTGTGGTTTAACTGCCAATACAATGTCTACTGATAAAAAGAGATGCTTCGATCATGGTATGAATCATTTCATTTCAAAACCATTTCAACTTGAACAACTTAGATCTGCAATTGAAATGGCAATTGAACATAAACaaagaaatttaatgaatttaaatattcgtaattaa